Proteins from one Melospiza melodia melodia isolate bMelMel2 chromosome 18, bMelMel2.pri, whole genome shotgun sequence genomic window:
- the MAP2K3 gene encoding dual specificity mitogen-activated protein kinase kinase 3 isoform X1: MDKKQDSKGSLEPHKPVKGKKKRDLRITCVPIKPPVANTTPPRNLDSRAFITIGDKNFEVEADDLVSISELGRGAYGVVEKVRHAQSGTIMAVKRIRATVNTQEQKRLLMDLDISMRTVDCFYTVTFYGALFREGDVWICMELMDTSLDKFYKKVLEKKKTIPEDILGKMAVSIVRALEHLHSKLSVIHRDVKPSNVLINKEGHVKMCDFGISGYLVDSVAKTMDAGCKPYMAPERINPELNQKGYNVKSDVWSLGITMIELAILRFPYESWGTPFQQLKQVVEEPSPQLPPERFSKEFVDFTAQCLRKNPAERMNYLELMEHPFFTLHDTKETDMASFVTEILGEDS; this comes from the exons ATGGACAAGAAGCAAG ATTCCAAAGGATCCTTGGAGCCACACAAACCAG TGAAAGGCAAGAAGAAACGGGACCTGAGGATAACATGTGTCCCCATCAAACCACCCGTGGCCAACACCAC GCCCCCGAGGAACTTGGACTCCAGGGCCTTCATTACCATTGGAGATAAA AACTTCGAGGTGGAAGCTGATGACCTGGTGAGCATTTCAGAGCTGGGCCGTGGGGCCTACGGCGTGGTGGAGAAAGTGCGGCACGCGCAGAGCGGCACCATCATGGCCGTGAAG AGGATTCGAGCCACTGTGAACACTCAGGAGCAGAAGAGGTTGCTGATGGACCTGGACATCTCCATGAGGACAGTGGACTGCTTCTACACAGTCACCTTCTATGGAGCCCTGTTCCGTGAG GGTGACGTGTGGATCTGCATGGAGCTCATGGACACTTCCCTAGATAAATTCTACAAGAAAGTACTGGAGAAGAAGAAAACCATCCCTGAAgacattttggggaaaatggCTGTGTCT ATTGTACGAGCTCTAGAGCACCTGCACAGTAAACTGTCTGTAATCCACAGAG ACGTGAAACCTTCCAACGTGCTGATCAACAAGGAAGGGCACGTGAAGATGTGTGACTTTGGGATCAGTGGTTACTTGGTGGACTCTGTAGCCAAGACCATGGATGCTGGCTGCAAACCCTACATGGCT CCAGAAAGAATAAACCCTGAGCTGAACCAGAAGGGCTACAACGTGAAGTCAGATGTCTGGAGCCTTGGCATCACAATG ATCGAGCTGGCCATTCTCCGCTTCCCGTACGAGTCCTGGGGGACGCCCTTCCAGCAGCTCAAGCAGGTGGTGGAGGAGCCCTCGCCCCAGCTGCCCCCTGAACGCTTCTCCAAGGAGTTCGTGGACTTCACAGCACAGTG CCTAAGGAAGAACCCAGCTGAGCGAATGAACTATTTAGAACTTATG
- the MAP2K3 gene encoding dual specificity mitogen-activated protein kinase kinase 3 isoform X2, whose product MSLPRDSKGSLEPHKPVKGKKKRDLRITCVPIKPPVANTTPPRNLDSRAFITIGDKNFEVEADDLVSISELGRGAYGVVEKVRHAQSGTIMAVKRIRATVNTQEQKRLLMDLDISMRTVDCFYTVTFYGALFREGDVWICMELMDTSLDKFYKKVLEKKKTIPEDILGKMAVSIVRALEHLHSKLSVIHRDVKPSNVLINKEGHVKMCDFGISGYLVDSVAKTMDAGCKPYMAPERINPELNQKGYNVKSDVWSLGITMIELAILRFPYESWGTPFQQLKQVVEEPSPQLPPERFSKEFVDFTAQCLRKNPAERMNYLELMEHPFFTLHDTKETDMASFVTEILGEDS is encoded by the exons ATTCCAAAGGATCCTTGGAGCCACACAAACCAG TGAAAGGCAAGAAGAAACGGGACCTGAGGATAACATGTGTCCCCATCAAACCACCCGTGGCCAACACCAC GCCCCCGAGGAACTTGGACTCCAGGGCCTTCATTACCATTGGAGATAAA AACTTCGAGGTGGAAGCTGATGACCTGGTGAGCATTTCAGAGCTGGGCCGTGGGGCCTACGGCGTGGTGGAGAAAGTGCGGCACGCGCAGAGCGGCACCATCATGGCCGTGAAG AGGATTCGAGCCACTGTGAACACTCAGGAGCAGAAGAGGTTGCTGATGGACCTGGACATCTCCATGAGGACAGTGGACTGCTTCTACACAGTCACCTTCTATGGAGCCCTGTTCCGTGAG GGTGACGTGTGGATCTGCATGGAGCTCATGGACACTTCCCTAGATAAATTCTACAAGAAAGTACTGGAGAAGAAGAAAACCATCCCTGAAgacattttggggaaaatggCTGTGTCT ATTGTACGAGCTCTAGAGCACCTGCACAGTAAACTGTCTGTAATCCACAGAG ACGTGAAACCTTCCAACGTGCTGATCAACAAGGAAGGGCACGTGAAGATGTGTGACTTTGGGATCAGTGGTTACTTGGTGGACTCTGTAGCCAAGACCATGGATGCTGGCTGCAAACCCTACATGGCT CCAGAAAGAATAAACCCTGAGCTGAACCAGAAGGGCTACAACGTGAAGTCAGATGTCTGGAGCCTTGGCATCACAATG ATCGAGCTGGCCATTCTCCGCTTCCCGTACGAGTCCTGGGGGACGCCCTTCCAGCAGCTCAAGCAGGTGGTGGAGGAGCCCTCGCCCCAGCTGCCCCCTGAACGCTTCTCCAAGGAGTTCGTGGACTTCACAGCACAGTG CCTAAGGAAGAACCCAGCTGAGCGAATGAACTATTTAGAACTTATG